Proteins encoded in a region of the Zea mays cultivar B73 chromosome 2, Zm-B73-REFERENCE-NAM-5.0, whole genome shotgun sequence genome:
- the LOC103646468 gene encoding uncharacterized protein codes for MATKILSLTASSSGCERNWSGFDGVHTKKRNRLTTDRLNKLVYVQFNNRLINKRAKIKSKKITDVLLSSGPTEAQGFLQENGDDCALVSFRDDEDEEEVMEGTGIPWSVLGDAVGAEEQLELRRSARVRELNEEEFESEEEEFDEDEDEDEMDETGV; via the exons ATGGCTACCAAGATCCTATCTTTAACAGCAAGTTCTTCTGGTTGTGAAAGAAATTGGAGTGGGTTTGATGGG GTGCACACTAAGAAGAGAAATAGGCTTACTACAGACCGCCTCAACAAGTTGGTCTACGTTCAGTTCAACAACAGGCTAATTAATAAGAGAGCAAAGATCAAGTCCAAGAAAATTACTGATGTTCTCTTGTCTAGTGGTCCAACTGAAGCTCAAGGTTTCCTCCAAGAGAATGGAGATGATTGTGCATTAGTCTCCTTTAGAGATGACGAAGACGAGGAAGAAGTCATGGAAGGTACAGGGATACCTTGGTCTGTGCTTGGAGATGCAGTGGGAGCAGAAGAACAACTAGAGCTGCGTAGAAGTGCAAGGGTGAGAGAGCTCAATGAAGAAGAGTTTGAGTCCGAAGAAGAAGAGtttgatgaagatgaggatgaggatgagatGGATGAAACCGGCGTGTGA